The Cololabis saira isolate AMF1-May2022 chromosome 23, fColSai1.1, whole genome shotgun sequence genomic sequence TATTACAGTACAATTTGGTGATTTGTTTTCCTCTGAACCACTGAATCCACTAACAGACCAGCATTCTGGGAGCAGAGTTCTCTGGTAGGACAGTAGGAAATTATGAGGTCTTTCAAATAAAGTACATTATTTCAAAAACCAAAGCACTTTTGAGGGTCTTCCCTCTGGCCTAGAATGACATCTGATCACCAGTTGTGACTTTGTAGGTTTATGGCAGCTGTAAACCGATGGACTGAGTGCTGAAAACTGTGATCAAATCACTGAGAACAGATGCCTTTGATCAGCCTCATAATTTCACTTGTGCTGATGCAGGACTTGGAACTGTAGCTTCTCCCTTATACTGTtactaaaacctttatttttGTCTCCCTACTTACAGGTAGAGAGCCACAGAAACCAAGACCCTGGCAGTCAGCAGAAATCAGGGCAGTAGATAGACAAATGATTAAGTTCATTCGGTCTGCTACAGTACCAACAAAGGCAGATTGTGAGAAATGTTTAAGAGCTGAAGCTGAAAGTCTCTGTAACCGAAACTGTCAGAATTTGAAATTCTATGTGTACAATAGAATCACAGCATTAAAAAGGACAATGCACTCTAAATAGCATTGTGGgagcttttttttgttatatgttCTGTTAATGGTCTTCTCTTCAAAATTTCACTTTGACCTTGTTACCTTTTAAAAAAGTTGGGTGGGGTGGTATTATGTGCTGACTGAGTAGTAGCAAAGTAATCATGGTATCAGGATCCTGCATGATTCTAGGTGCTGCTACAGTAGATGTGAAACTCGACATTATGTGTTGGGGTTTAACTCCAATTTTGTAATAGGGTTTCATCTCATCCCAAGTGCAACATGTTGGAGAATTTACTATTATTTGCcatttaaatataatataaggTCCCCACTAGTCAAATATAAATCTGTGTGAAGTATGCAAATATATGCAAATGTATGCAAATGTTGTCCCCAGTAAACAGGTTAACTCGTTTGACAGGAAGTCCCCATATATCATGAATACAAcacatcaaaaacaaaacatcaactttTCAAAGATTTAAAGGTGTGTTTAGGCTCAACAACCAATGGCTACTTTACCTAATTTTTTTCACACTTGTAGAACCTCTAGAAAGGGTGGTCCCCAAAAGTGATGATCGCAAACTTGGTCCCCATCAACCATGAAAacaagtatgtgtgtgtgtgtgtgtgtgtttgtctgtgctGCCATGTGTAATAAGGCTGTCCCTCTGTAGATTAATTGTTAGGTTTGGCCCTAGGTGGTTAGCTAGTTGAAGAGTCATTTGTTGTGCTTTCTTCCATGCACATTCTTGTAAACATTAGGGTGAGTGTTTTAGTGGATATTATTGGAgtgcattttgttttaaatcagtCAAAAACATACTATTGTGTGCGTGTGGTCAAGGCCAAGGTGGCCTGGTTACATGACTGACTCCTGGCCTGAAAACGTTTCCCAGTCCGGCCCTGATACTATATCTGGCAAACTTCTGTCTTTAATTCAACACTCGCacatttttctcttccgtaactttcattgTCTCCAATCACCGGTACATTTTCTGTCTGTTAGCCTCTGTTAGCCTCTTAACATGGCTTCCTCTTCCCCAAAGTCAAAAAAGTCTGGAGAAATCAGAGCCTGCAACGCCGTGCAACAACTGCAAACAACAGGAAGTGATGCAATGCGTTACCCAATCAGGATCCAGTGATCCATCTTGGTGGCATTATGGTCTGTCTGGTGGTTAAAGTGTCCTTCTCCTGCTCAGTCTGGTGGAGACGGCTCTTCCAGGGCTAGCGTAGCATGTGCATGTGGTGGTACGTGCACAGCTGTGAGTGAAACAGCAGTAACGTCCGTCTGCAgtcttttttcataaatcccaTTTGAATGACACCTTTATGCAAAAGGACATCAAAACCGCGTTTGTGGTAAACACGGTTGTTGGAATCATTCtgtatataaatgtagataaaTGTTATCATTTGTCATGACTATGCCATAACTTTGAATATGAATCTTGTGCTTGTTGTTTTGTATGTGTCAACGGAAGCTGCAgagaaacagaagcagcagtttcACACCACCGCAGAGGAATGTGGGGGTAGCGCACATCCTCTTACCAACCATTAGTGTGTGAACGTGTTCTTTCAAGCAGGAAGGCAACGGTCGGATGCCAACGGAGGGCGAGGCCTGACTGCACCTTGGCTggagattcaattcaattcaattcaattacttTATTTGAACAGGGACTGTACATATTAATAAACACGAGTGTAAATACGCATGGTTGTAGCCAGaggctaatttccaccattcgtcCCCGTGGCAATTTAATGCCAGATACAGAATCGGAGATATTAACTGACTGCTAGTATTCTTCTACTATTGTGAGCTAATAATTTGCCCCTGTGCATGAGCAGCCTTAACCCCCACCTTATGCTGCTCGTGCTCGTGTAACCAGGATGTTCCCAAAGTAATAAAAAGAGGAGACGTTTGGAGGATTGGGACTGCACTTCATCTGACTTCTCTCCTCGCCAGTATTTAACCTGAACTGATGTCTCTTGTTAATATCCAGCAGACTTGGCCAAGTTGCTGAGGGTGTCGGTTTGGACCTGACAGTGGTGCTGCCGGGGGTCGGCCTTGAAATGTGTGTTTTGAATAAGAGGAATTCTTGTAATTCTCCGTAACTCCTCATATCTCATAACTCTCCTGCAAGACTTATctacaaaacaaccaaaaagaagatctcaatgttttttttacatcagaaGTTTTATTTCTCACTAAATATCCAGATTGTTAAACATGGAACATCCTTAACAGATTTGGACATCAACAACATGTGATCTGCAGATCTAGTCTGGTCcggcagctgcagctatgactaccaGCCCCAACACACCAGTTACACCAACTACAGGCTTTACTGAACTGTTTGCTGCGTTGCTGCTGCTCACTAACAATTCTGGAATCATTTACTTTGTTCTCATGTCTGGAAAATAGTTTTATctttagaaaacaagaacatttggttcGCTAATGAATGAGGAAACAAGTCTGAATGCAGACATAATATCAGAGATGAAGAAGGTCTGGTGGAGTTAATCACAATCACTatcacaatcagaatcagaaataagttaatttccaagtagtttaacacactaaaggaatttgttgtggtgattggtgcaaaacaaaatagcaaataatattaaagaagtggaagaaaagagaaatacaacataaaaaacacatcaaaactaACAGTTAACAATTACAACACAGGCTTATTTCTAGGTTTTTATAATGAAATACAAAATGTTAATACTATTCATATTTCCCAGGTGAAACTACAAAAGAACAACTTCCACCTCcaaaagaggaaataacaacaaaacatcaacttatagaacaaaaaacatccatccatcagagtTTGAGATGATCGTctctgagaagaaaagaaaatcaataaagaCATGAAGAGTAAATAAGTCTATTTgagtttacagaactcagcTGAGTTTCCCGGAGGGTAGTTAACCCAAACTCCAGCGTGGAGCGGCTGAGTGAAGGTGGTCTGGACTCTATGGAGGAGGGTCATGGTTCCAGAGAcactgtagaaggacagaacacctgctctgtgatccaggTAAATTCCTATTCTGGAGGTCCAAGGACCTGAGATGAGGGTGTGGATGTCGTTGTACCAGAATCTATAACCGTCTGGTTCACAATCTAGTGACCAAGATTTGTCATTACATCCAAATCCACTTTCCTcccctgatctgctgatattcttgtatgaaactgctacaCAAACTCCATCTACTGTCATCTTCACCTCCCAGTAACgacgtccagtcagactctctctactcAGGACCTGATGAACATAagtgaatctgtctggatgatcagaataAGACTGATCTTCGTCCATAACCGTTAcctttctgttctcctctgacagAAACAGCCGTTCGtttactgtgtttggatccagagttatttcacatgaatacttcaagaatccagctctgctctctggttctggttgtggttctggttctggttgtggttctggttttggttgtgacagtaaaacatccacatCAGTGACGGCCAGTGAGACGTTTGTCCATATGTCTCTCAGGATGTACTGtagtcgacctctgacctctgacacagctgcagtcaCATCCTCAAAGTACCTGAAAGGATGGATGCTGATGCCGGAGGAGTGTGTGGACTCATTGAGTGGTGACAGTGAGAGGCAGCTGTGCAGAAACTGGTTGTGGTCCTCGGTGTCtgagagctgcttcatctcagcgtatctcctcttcaggtcagtgatctcctgctgcaaCTTCTCCTCCAACTCTCTGACTCTCCTTacttcagtttcctgctgggatctgataTGCTGCTTCACCTCAGAGCTTTtcttctggaggagagagatcagTTCAGTGAACatctcctcactgtcctccactgttttatcagcagactgattgatggcatccacctcctgctgaagcagcttcacatctttctctctgtcctggatctgctgctggatttgttgttgactcacctccatctctctctgcctctcggtcctttctgctgcagctgagactatgtcgtggcctttatgttcctccacagagcagagataacAGATACACTTCTGATCAGTACGACAGAACATCTTCCTCACCTCAGCGTGACGGGGGCAgatgttgtcctgcaggttcttggaGGGATCCACCAGCTGGTGTTTCTTTAATGGAGCCGCATCACAGTGAGGTTGAAGGTGTTTCTGGCAGTAAGAGGCCAGACAGACCAAACAGGACTTGACAGCTTTCAGTTTTCTCTCAGAGCAGACATCACACGCCACATCTTCAGGTACTGCATAGCAGtgatcagcaggagcagcttggaGTCCAATCTTCTTCAGCTGCTCCAATAAAGCAGCAAACATGGTGCTTTTCACCAGCTCAGGTCTCGGGGTGAACGTCTGTCTACACTGAGGACAGCTGGGGAGattcttctcctcttcatcccaGTAGGTTTTAATACAGTTCATACAGtaactgtgtccacagggaatagTCACTGGATCCTTTAAAACCTCCAAACAGATGGAACAAGAAAAGGCTTCCTGGTGATCTCCTTTCTGCGCCATTTCTCCTCTCGATAACTGAGACTGAGACAGTTTCACTTCCTCAAACATGAAACTCGTCTGAGCTCTGATCTACAAATCACGTGTCTGTGCAGAGAACGAAGGCTGTCAGCTCTTAGTGTTCAGCTTGTGTTGTTCAGACCCGTCTTATAGCTGCATATCTGCAGGGGAGGGAACCAGCAAACACTGGTCATACTGGATCAGCTGGtttgagagcaggaagaagagggaggttcatcgggatcagatttcAGGAAGGGAAGTTCTCTAAGAGACATAAACTTTCTTTAACCCTTTTTAGATCAGAAAACTTTAAAAACTACTGTCACGTTCCAGGTTTCCAGACTGTTTCCAGTAGCAGTTTCTCAACAACGATAACATAGATAGGTTAAAGTGTCTAGTGTCTAATGTTCTTACGTGAATAAATCCACCTATGCTACTTCCACACTgatagtgggggaggggtgtGAATCTGTGCCAGTCAAAATGTGACTGTGTCAGTGTTTGGTCAGCAGTGGGGGCTTTCTGTGGCTGACGATGGTCGTTTGGCCTTTAAGCCAAGTTGTATTATCCAATTCAAACTGACTGAAACACAGGTACTGTATATCCCTGTCTGAGAAGATTTTGTATGTTCAGATCATGAATTGAAGGACCATTAAAATGTGTAACACTTCCTAAAAAGCTATGTGGATGTAATAAAGTCACATTGCTTGTCTTTTTATAGCACTGTAAGTAGCTGGTGGGAAATTGTATTTTGTTTCCTTCTGTGTTTGCAAATACTCTTGAATGTTGAATCTTACATGCTTAGATGTATTGTGTATAGTCATAtaccaaaacataaaaaatcatCATCAGGAAACAACCACACTGTAAAACAAATCAGTTATTAAATCAGGTTGCTATACTGCTAATCATCTTCAAATGAAGTTAAGTAATATCTTGTGCCCTCTTCTGAACAGAAATAGTTTATTAATTCTTAATCCTGTTCACACTAAATACTGTGAATCAGACGATATTAGGTCAGCAATACCTGCTGAGAACTTAATGCATACCATGTTTAATTGCTGTTCCTTGGCAATACCTTAATGTTAGTATCAATAATAGTCTATGTCCTgaattgtttggtttgtttgctTAACTTACATATATCATGATAGGTTGTCATTGTGTCTTCACAATACACCCCACATTTCAAAAAGCTGCAATGACAACATTGCTGGTGTCACTTTACTAAAAAGAATAATACTGTAGATTAGACTGTATTTAGTGTATTCTCTAAAGAATTATCCATTttgcttatttcttttttaaattaatccaTGCTGGAGTGTGATTGTCACTTCATACTATCTAAGAGGGAACTTGTGTCAATATGTACCAGTGAACAGTGGACTCAGGTCGTTTTATACAGTTAAAGTGGGGACCTTTTTTCTATAATGTAAGTCAACAAACTACTACAATTAATCAAGCCCCTCCAGTGCTTGTTAGAACTGGTCAGAGTATTTTGGGACTGaacaattttagttttttttaaggtCTGTGGCAGGTGATTTattgaaactgaaaagaaaGAATCGTACTGCTAACCATTTGAATAACAATTTTATCCtggtttttctatttttcttcc encodes the following:
- the LOC133424176 gene encoding E3 ubiquitin/ISG15 ligase TRIM25-like, with amino-acid sequence MAQKGDHQEAFSCSICLEVLKDPVTIPCGHSYCMNCIKTYWDEEEKNLPSCPQCRQTFTPRPELVKSTMFAALLEQLKKIGLQAAPADHCYAVPEDVACDVCSERKLKAVKSCLVCLASYCQKHLQPHCDAAPLKKHQLVDPSKNLQDNICPRHAEVRKMFCRTDQKCICYLCSVEEHKGHDIVSAAAERTERQREMEVSQQQIQQQIQDREKDVKLLQQEVDAINQSADKTVEDSEEMFTELISLLQKKSSEVKQHIRSQQETEVRRVRELEEKLQQEITDLKRRYAEMKQLSDTEDHNQFLHSCLSLSPLNESTHSSGISIHPFRYFEDVTAAVSEVRGRLQYILRDIWTNVSLAVTDVDVLLSQPKPEPQPEPEPQPEPESRAGFLKYSCEITLDPNTVNERLFLSEENRKVTVMDEDQSYSDHPDRFTYVHQVLSRESLTGRRYWEVKMTVDGVCVAVSYKNISRSGEESGFGCNDKSWSLDCEPDGYRFWYNDIHTLISGPWTSRIGIYLDHRAGVLSFYSVSGTMTLLHRVQTTFTQPLHAGVWVNYPPGNSAEFCKLK